One segment of Kogia breviceps isolate mKogBre1 chromosome 14, mKogBre1 haplotype 1, whole genome shotgun sequence DNA contains the following:
- the FOXA2 gene encoding hepatocyte nuclear factor 3-beta, protein MHSASSMLGAVKMEGHEPSDWSSYYAEPEGYSSVSNMNAGLGMNGMNTYMSMSAAAMGSGSGNMSAGSMNMSSYVGAGMSPSLAGMSPGAGAMAGMGGSAGSAGVAGMGPHLSPSLSPLGGQAAGAMGGLAPYGNMNSMSPMYGQAGLSRARDPKTYRRSYTHAKPPYSYISLITMAIQQSPNKMLTLSEIYQWIMDLFPFYRQNQQRWQNSIRHSLSFNDCFLKVPRSPDKPGKGSFWTLHPDSGNMFENGCYLRRQKRFKCEKQLALKEAAGAAGGGKKAAAGAQASQGQLGEAAGPVSETPAGTESPHSSASPCQEHKRGGLGELKGTPAAALSPAEPAPSPGQQQQAAAHLLGPPHHPGLPPEAQLKPEHHYAFNHPFSINNLMSSEQQHHHSHHHHQPHKMDLKAYEQVMHYPGYGSPMPGSLAMGPVTNKAGLDASTLAPDTSYYQGVYSRPIMNSS, encoded by the exons ATGCACTCGGCTTCCAGTATGCTGGGAGCAGTGAAGATGGAAGGGCACGAGCCGTCCGACTGGAGCAGCTACTATGCCGAGCCCGAG GGCTACTCCTCGGTGAGCAACATGAACGCCGGCCTGGGGATGAACGGCATGAACACGTACATGAGCATGTCGGCGGCCGCCATGGGCAGCGGCTCGGGCAACATGAGCGCCGGCTCCATGAACATGTCGTCGTACGTGGGCGCGGGCATGAGCCCGTCCCTGGCCGGCATGTCCCCCGGGGCGGGAGCCATGGCCGGCATGGGCGGCTCGGCCGGGTCGGCCGGCGTGGCTGGCATGGGGCCGCACCTGAGCCCGAGCCTGAGCCCGCTCGGGGGGCAGGCGGCCGGGGCCATGGGCGGCCTGGCACCCTACGGGAACATGAACTCCATGAGCCCCATGTACGGGCAGGCGGGCCTGAGCCGCGCGCGCGACCCCAAGACGTACCGGCGCAGCTACACGCACGCCAAGCCGCCCTACTCGTACATTTCGCTCATCACCATGGCCATTCAGCAGAGCCCCAACAAGATGCTGACGCTGAGCGAGATCTACCAGTGGATCATGGACCTCTTCCCCTTCTACCGGCAGAACCAGCAGCGCTGGCAGAACTCCATTCGCCACTCGCTGTCCTTCAACGACTGCTTCCTCAAGGTGCCCCGCTCGCCCGACAAGCCCGGCAAGGGCTCCTTCTGGACCCTGCACCCCGACTCGGGCAACATGTTCGAGAACGGCTGCTACCTGCGCCGCCAGAAGCGCTTCAAGTGCGAGAAGCAGCTGGCCCTGAAGGAGGCCGCGGGCGCCGCGGGCGGCGGTAAGAAGGCGGCCGCCGGGGCCCAGGCCTCGCAGGGTCAGCTCGGGGAGGCCGCCGGGCCGGTCTCCGAGACTCCGGCGGGCACCGAATCGCCCCACTCGAGCGCCTCCCCGTGCCAGGAGCACAAGCGAGGCGGCCTCGGGGAGCTGAAGGGGACGCCGGCCGCGGCGTTGAGCCCCGCGGAGCCGGCGCCGTCGCCcgggcagcagcagcaggccGCGGCCCACCTGCTGGGCCCGCCGCATCACCCGGGCCTGCCGCCCGAGGCCCAGCTGAAGCCGGAGCACCACTACGCCTTCAACCACCCCTTCTCCATCAACAACCTCATGTCCTCGGAGCAGCAGCACCACcacagccaccaccaccaccagccccacAAAATGGACCTCAAGGCCTACGAACAGGTGATGCACTACCCCGGCTACGGGTCCCCCATGCCGGGCAGCCTGGCCATGGGCCCGGTCACGAACAAAGCGGGCCTGGACGCCTCGACCCTGGCCCCAGACACCTCCTACTACCAGGGAGTGTACTCCAGGCCCATTATGAACTCCTCTTAA